Proteins encoded by one window of Mustela erminea isolate mMusErm1 chromosome 5, mMusErm1.Pri, whole genome shotgun sequence:
- the NEDD4 gene encoding E3 ubiquitin-protein ligase NEDD4 isoform X3, protein MERPYTFKDFVLHPRSHKSRVKGYLRLKMTYLPKTSGSEEDNTEQAEELEPGWVVLDQPDAACHLQQQQEPSPLPPGWEERQDILGRTYYVNHESRRTQWKRPTPQDNLTDAENGNMQLQAQRAFTTRRQISEETESVDNRESSENWEIIREDEATMYSNQAFPSPPASNNLDVQTSLAEELNARLTICRNSATGQPVSSSNHSSRRGSLQAYTFEEQPTLPVLLPTSSGLPPGWEEKQDERGRSYYVDHNSRTTTWTKPVVQATAESSQLPSGQSSACPRPQVPTGDSAQQVTQPSEMEQGFLPKGWEVRHAPNGRPFFIDHNTKTTTWEDPRLKIPPHLRGKTSLDSSNDLGPLPPGWEERTHTDGRIFYINHNIKRTQWEDPRLQNVAITGPAVPYSRDYKRKYEFFRRKLKKQNDIPNKFEMKLRRTTVLEDSYRRIMGVKRADFLKARLWIEFDGEKGLDYGGVAREWFFLISKEMFNPYYGLFEYSATDNYTLQINPNSGLCNEDHLSYFKFIGRVAGMAVYHGKLLDGFFIRPFYKMMLHKPITLHDMESVDSEYYNSLRWILENDPTELDLRFVIDEELFGQTHQHELKIGGSEIVVTNKNKKEYIYLVIQWRFVNRIQKQMAAFKEGFFELIPQDLIKIFDENELELLMCGLGDVDVNDWREHTKYKNGYSVNHQVIQWFWKAVLMMDSEKRIRLLQFVTGTSRVPMNGFAELYGSNGPQSFTVEQWGTPEKLPRAHTCFNRLDLPPYESFEELWDKLQMAIENTQGFDGVD, encoded by the exons tCACAAATCAAGAGTTAAAGGTTATCTGAGattaaaaatgacttatttaCCTAAAACCAGTGGCTCAGAAGAAGATAACACAGAACAGGCTGAGGAATTAGAG CCTGGCTGGGTTGTTTTGGACCAACCAGATGCTgcttgccatttgcagcagcaACAAGAACCTTCTCCTCTACCTCCAGgatgggaagagaggcaggataTTCTTGGAAGGACCTACTATGTAAACCATGAATCTAGAAGAACACAGTGGAAAAGACCAACCCCTCA GGATAACCTAACGGATGCTGAGAACGGGAACATGCAACTGCAAGCCCAGCGTGCATTTACCACCAGGCGGCAGATATCTGAGGAGACGGAGAGTGTGGATAATCGAGAGTCTTCCGAG aACTGGGAAATTATAAGAGAAGATGAAGCCACCATGTATAGCAATCAGGCCTTCCCATCACCTCCAGCATCAAATAACTTGGATGTTCAGACTTCTCTTGCAGAAGAATTGAATGCCAGACTCACAATCTGTAGAAATTCAGCCACCGGCCAGCCAGTATCCAGCTCA aatcatTCCAGCAGAAGAGGCAGCTTACAAGCCTATACTTTTGAGGAACAGCCTACACTTCCTGTG CTTTTGCCTACTTCATCTGGATTACCACCAGGttgggaagaaaaacaagatgaaagaGGAAGATCATATTATGTGGATCACAATTCCAGAACGACCACCTGGACAAAGCCCGTGGTCCAG GCCACAGCGGAGAGCAGTCAGCTGCCGTCAGGCCAGAGCTCGGCGTGCCCTCGACCCCAGGTCCCCACCGGTGACTCAGCGCAGCAGGTGACCCAGCCGTCTGAAATGGAGCAAGGATTCCTCCCTAAAGGCTGGGAAGTCCGGCATGCACCCAATGGGAGGCCTTTCTTCATTGACCACAACACCAAAACCACTACCTGG GAAGATCCGAGACTGAAAATTCCACCTCATCTGAGAGGAAAGACATCACTTGATTCTTCCAATGATCTGGGTCCTTTACCT CCAGGATGGGAAGAAAGAACTCATACAGATGGAAGAATCTTCTACATAAATCACA atATAAAAAGAACACAATGGGAAGATCCTCGGTTGCAGAATGTAGCAATAACTGGACCA GCTGTGCCCTACTCCAGGGATTACAAAAGAAAGTATGAGTTCTTCCGACGAAAGTTGAAGAAGCAG AATGACATTCCAAACAAATTTGAGATGAAACTTCGCCGTACAACTGTCCTTGAGGACTCTTACAGGAGAATTATGGGTGTCAAGAGAGCAGATTTCCTCAAGGCTCGACTGTGGATCGAGTTTGATGGTGAAAAGGGATTGGATTACGGAGGAGTCGCCAGAGAATGGttcttcctgatctcaaaggaaatgTTTAACCCTTACTATGGGTTGTTTGAATATTCTGCTAC GGATAATTATACCCTACAGATAAATCCAAACTCCGGATTGTGTAATGAGGATCACCTCTCCTACTTCAAGTTTATTGGCCGGGTAGCTGGAATGGCAGTTTATCACGGCAAACTGTTGGATG gttttttcATCCGCCCATTTTACAAGATGATGCTACACAAACCAATAACACTTCATGATATGGAATCAGTG GATAGTGAGTATTACAATTCACTGAGATGGATTCTTGAAAATGATCCAACAGAATTGGACCTCAGGTTTGTCATAGATGAAGAGCTTTTTGGACAG ACACATCAACATGAGTTGAAAATTGGTGGATCAGAAATAGTTGTCACCAATaagaacaaaaaggaatatattta tcTTGTAATTCAGTGGCGATTTGTAAACCGAATCCAGAAGCAAATGGCTGCTTTTAAAGAG GGATTTTTTGAACTAATACCACAGGATCTCATCAAAATTTTCGATGAAAACGAACTAGAG CTTCTTATGTGTGGATTGGGAGATGTCGATGTGAATGACTGGAGAGAACACACGAAGTATAAGAACGGCTATAGTGTGAATCACCAAGTCATACAGTGGTTTTGGAAG GCCGTTCTAATGATGGattcagaaaaaagaataagattacTTCAGTTTGTCACCGGCACCTCTCGAGTGCCCATGAATGGATTTGCTGAACTATATG GCTCAAATGGACCACAGTCATTTACAGTTGAACAGTGGGGTACCCCGGAAAAGTTGCCAAGAGCCCACACATG CTTTAACCGCTTGGACTTGCCGCCCTATGAATCATTTGAAGAATTATGGGATAAACTTCAGATGGCAATTGAGAACACTCAGGGCTTTGATGGCGTCGATTAG